A single genomic interval of Agromyces cerinus harbors:
- a CDS encoding carbohydrate ABC transporter permease: MTDSITRDVVATEPAKPRTPAGRRRFLSVPHLLLIPAILILLVGMGYPLVWQVITSMQEFGIKQQFGQPADFVGFENYITLATDPTMWQVVGRSLLFCFITAALTLVVGLLLAMLMTAVGRTARLTLQISLLLAWAMPVVAAMTVWIWLFDRRRGVVNYLLDMIPGVDMNRFSWLSNPLTFFIVASIIVIWMSVPFVAFSVYAGLTQVSDEVLEAAQLDGANGAKRLRYIIMPMIRPVIMIVLLLQLIWDLRVFTQITMLQDAGSKASDFDLLGTYIYKLGAGSQDFGMASAVSIFVLALTLAISWFYVRSLLKEDEQS; encoded by the coding sequence GTGACAGATTCCATCACCCGCGATGTCGTCGCGACTGAACCGGCGAAGCCTCGCACCCCCGCGGGCAGGCGCCGCTTCCTCTCGGTGCCCCACCTGCTCCTCATCCCCGCCATCCTCATCCTCCTCGTCGGCATGGGCTACCCGCTCGTGTGGCAGGTGATCACCTCGATGCAGGAATTCGGCATCAAGCAGCAGTTCGGGCAGCCGGCGGACTTCGTCGGATTCGAGAACTACATCACCCTCGCGACCGATCCCACCATGTGGCAGGTCGTCGGTCGTTCGCTGCTGTTCTGCTTCATCACCGCGGCCCTCACGCTCGTCGTGGGACTCCTCCTCGCCATGCTCATGACAGCGGTGGGGCGCACTGCGCGACTCACGCTGCAGATCTCGTTGCTGCTCGCCTGGGCGATGCCCGTCGTCGCCGCGATGACTGTGTGGATCTGGCTCTTCGACCGCCGGCGCGGCGTCGTGAACTACCTGCTCGACATGATCCCGGGCGTCGACATGAACCGCTTCTCGTGGCTGTCGAACCCGCTCACCTTCTTCATCGTCGCGAGCATCATCGTGATCTGGATGTCGGTGCCGTTCGTCGCCTTCTCGGTGTACGCCGGCCTCACCCAGGTCTCCGACGAGGTGCTCGAGGCCGCCCAGCTCGACGGCGCGAACGGCGCGAAGCGCCTGCGCTACATCATCATGCCGATGATCCGGCCGGTCATCATGATCGTGCTGCTGCTCCAGCTCATCTGGGACCTGCGCGTGTTCACGCAGATCACGATGCTGCAGGACGCCGGCTCGAAGGCCTCCGACTTCGACCTGCTCGGCACCTACATCTACAAGCTCGGCGCCGGATCGCAGGACTTCGGAATGGCGTCGGCCGTCTCCATCTTCGTGCTCGCACTGACTCTCGCGATCAGCTGGTTCTACGTGCGCTCCCTGCTCAAGGAGGACGAACAGTCATGA
- a CDS encoding carbohydrate ABC transporter permease yields MTTSVTIPTGGELGATASAIPVARVRTRTRWSRRFRPRRVVLTILAFVIAIAWVFPVYWMLNSSLLPNRTLQSFIPTFLPIGGSLDNYENVLDGGSFYSALGISLSVTLIAVFCCLLFAFLAAVAISRFRFKGRKAFVLAVLIVQMLPAEGLFIAQYKMVSSVGLLNSVIGVSIIYTAAVVPFTVWMLRGFVAGIPADLEEAAMVDGLSRTQAFMRITFPLLAPGLVASGVFAFLQAWNEFTVALVLLPAEQMHTLPLWLRGFIQASATRETDWGQVMAASTLVAVPVIVFFLIVQGRMTSGLVSGAVKG; encoded by the coding sequence ATGACCACCTCCGTCACGATCCCCACTGGCGGCGAGCTCGGAGCCACCGCGTCGGCGATCCCCGTCGCCCGAGTCCGCACCCGCACGCGGTGGAGCCGGCGCTTCCGCCCCCGCCGAGTCGTGCTCACGATCCTCGCGTTCGTGATCGCGATCGCCTGGGTCTTCCCCGTCTACTGGATGCTGAACTCGTCGCTGCTGCCCAACCGCACGCTGCAGTCCTTCATCCCGACGTTCCTGCCCATCGGCGGCTCGCTCGACAACTACGAGAACGTGCTCGACGGCGGCTCGTTCTACTCGGCCCTCGGCATCAGCCTCTCGGTCACGCTCATCGCGGTCTTCTGCTGCCTCCTGTTCGCGTTCCTCGCGGCGGTTGCGATCAGCCGCTTCCGGTTCAAGGGCCGCAAGGCCTTCGTGCTCGCCGTGCTCATCGTGCAGATGCTGCCGGCCGAGGGCCTGTTCATCGCGCAGTACAAGATGGTCTCGAGCGTCGGCCTGCTGAACTCGGTGATCGGCGTCAGCATCATCTACACCGCGGCCGTCGTGCCGTTCACGGTGTGGATGCTGCGCGGCTTCGTCGCCGGTATCCCGGCCGACCTCGAGGAGGCGGCGATGGTCGACGGCCTCAGCCGCACCCAGGCGTTCATGCGCATCACGTTCCCGCTGCTGGCTCCCGGGCTCGTGGCATCCGGTGTGTTCGCGTTCCTCCAGGCGTGGAACGAGTTCACGGTCGCCCTCGTGCTGCTGCCCGCCGAACAGATGCACACGCTGCCGCTCTGGCTGCGCGGGTTCATCCAGGCCAGCGCCACACGCGAGACCGACTGGGGCCAGGTGATGGCCGCGTCCACCCTCGTCGCGGTGCCGGTGATCGTGTTCTTCCTCATCGTGCAGGGACGGATGACGAGCGGACTCGTGAGCGGAGCGGTCAAGGGATGA
- a CDS encoding extracellular solute-binding protein: MKRKYAAAAIATAAALVLAGCSSTGEPADDGSADGQNITLWLMGGDTPDALRDYLKSEYADATGGKLTIEEQGWGDAVAKLTTALPDAANTPDVTEIGNTWSPTFTNAGAFTDLSDMYDELGGDKLLKSFVEVGEVDGAQYALPYYFGSRYNFYRKDIWDAAGKTVPATLDEFGETVTSLRTDAQSGFYIGGSDWRNGISWIFANGGELAVKDGDKWVSALSSDESVKGLEQFQALFTGASNAPVTEFDSTPWVNINNNDATGKPEAATIIAPGWAHWSIGDLAPDPADSTKTIATWNDDVFGTFVLPGIDGGVAPVFAGGSNIAVSAASKNQAGAKELMKIIFSEEYQTMLGENGLGPANLDYASSLGDDQFAKALIESAAGSKLTPAAPGWAAVEGAGILEEFFGKVSGGGDVADLAAEYDEKLNELLN; encoded by the coding sequence ATGAAGAGGAAGTACGCTGCCGCGGCGATCGCAACCGCCGCCGCACTCGTTCTCGCCGGTTGCAGCTCGACCGGCGAGCCTGCCGACGACGGGTCTGCAGATGGCCAGAACATCACGCTGTGGCTGATGGGCGGCGACACGCCCGACGCGCTGCGCGACTACCTGAAGTCCGAGTACGCAGACGCCACCGGTGGCAAGCTGACGATCGAGGAGCAGGGCTGGGGCGACGCGGTCGCGAAGCTCACCACCGCGCTTCCCGACGCCGCGAACACCCCCGATGTCACCGAGATCGGCAACACCTGGTCGCCGACGTTCACGAACGCGGGCGCCTTCACCGATCTCTCCGACATGTACGACGAGCTCGGCGGCGACAAGCTGCTGAAGTCGTTCGTCGAGGTCGGCGAGGTCGACGGGGCGCAGTACGCACTGCCGTACTACTTCGGTTCGCGCTACAACTTCTACCGCAAGGACATCTGGGACGCCGCGGGCAAGACCGTTCCCGCCACGCTCGACGAGTTCGGAGAGACCGTCACGTCGCTCCGCACCGACGCGCAGTCGGGCTTCTACATCGGCGGCTCCGACTGGCGCAACGGCATCTCGTGGATCTTCGCCAACGGCGGCGAGCTCGCGGTGAAGGACGGCGACAAGTGGGTCAGCGCCCTCTCGTCCGACGAGTCGGTCAAGGGCCTCGAGCAGTTCCAGGCCCTCTTCACGGGTGCCTCGAACGCGCCCGTCACCGAGTTCGACAGCACCCCGTGGGTGAACATCAACAACAACGACGCCACCGGCAAGCCCGAAGCCGCCACGATCATCGCTCCCGGATGGGCGCACTGGTCGATCGGCGACCTCGCTCCGGACCCCGCTGACTCGACCAAGACGATCGCGACGTGGAACGACGACGTCTTCGGCACCTTCGTGCTCCCCGGCATCGACGGCGGCGTCGCCCCGGTCTTCGCAGGTGGATCGAACATCGCCGTGTCGGCGGCCAGCAAGAACCAGGCCGGCGCCAAGGAGCTCATGAAGATCATCTTCTCCGAGGAGTACCAGACGATGCTCGGCGAGAACGGGCTCGGCCCGGCCAACCTCGACTACGCGTCGAGCCTCGGCGACGACCAGTTCGCGAAGGCGCTCATCGAGTCGGCTGCCGGCTCGAAGCTGACCCCTGCCGCTCCCGGTTGGGCAGCGGTCGAGGGTGCCGGCATCCTCGAGGAGTTCTTCGGCAAGGTCTCGGGCGGCGGCGACGTCGCCGACCTCGCTGCCGAGTACGACGAGAAGCTGAACGAGCTCCTCAACTAG
- a CDS encoding ROK family protein produces MRLGIDIGGTKTAAVAIGADGELTDQVRMPTGFGAEEVVATALRTVERMSELAGVGAASFTSIGIGIPGAVDSATGRVEHAVNLGLDGLDLGRRLFDRLGVDVRVENDVKAAALGAHHLLGRSGDRVDRPGERRASSMAYLNLGTGLAAGVVLDGRLLRGGHGVAGEIGHIPIDPAGVVCGCGQRGCLETVASGLAIARTWPSNSEHPARELFDAAEAGDAHAIAVREDFLTGVAAAVRLLVLTVDVDTVVIGGGLAALGGPLLVGTRRILNRWAAESAFLASTDLATRVQVIPPGFPAAAVGAALVGEDPWLKSSS; encoded by the coding sequence GTGAGGCTCGGCATCGACATCGGTGGCACGAAGACTGCTGCGGTGGCGATCGGTGCCGATGGAGAGCTGACCGACCAGGTGCGGATGCCCACGGGCTTCGGCGCGGAGGAGGTCGTCGCGACGGCGCTGCGCACCGTAGAGCGCATGAGCGAACTCGCGGGGGTCGGTGCGGCGTCGTTCACCTCGATCGGCATCGGCATCCCCGGGGCGGTCGACAGCGCGACCGGCCGTGTGGAGCACGCGGTGAACCTCGGGCTCGACGGGCTCGACCTCGGTCGCCGCCTCTTCGACCGCCTCGGCGTCGACGTGCGCGTCGAGAATGACGTGAAGGCGGCGGCCCTCGGCGCCCACCACCTGCTCGGCCGGTCCGGCGACCGGGTCGACCGGCCCGGCGAGCGTCGAGCCTCGTCGATGGCGTACCTCAACCTCGGCACGGGACTCGCGGCGGGCGTGGTGCTCGATGGGCGGCTCCTCCGCGGTGGCCACGGCGTCGCGGGCGAGATCGGCCACATCCCGATCGATCCGGCCGGAGTGGTGTGCGGGTGCGGGCAGCGCGGATGCCTCGAGACGGTGGCATCGGGTCTCGCGATCGCGCGCACCTGGCCGTCGAACTCCGAGCATCCGGCACGTGAACTCTTCGATGCCGCCGAGGCCGGCGACGCGCACGCGATCGCGGTGCGCGAGGACTTCCTCACCGGCGTCGCCGCGGCGGTTCGCCTGCTCGTGCTGACCGTCGACGTCGACACCGTCGTGATCGGCGGCGGGCTCGCCGCCCTCGGTGGGCCGCTCCTCGTCGGCACACGCCGTATCCTGAATCGGTGGGCGGCCGAGTCGGCCTTCCTCGCATCGACCGACCTCGCCACTCGCGTGCAGGTCATTCCACCCGGATTCCCAGCGGCCGCCGTCGGCGCCGCCCTCGTAGGAGAAGACCCATGGCTGAAGTCGTCGTCGTAG
- a CDS encoding glycoside hydrolase family 3 protein: MTRIDSTGAGIDLRRDILTTLLPGFDGLNAPDWVLGLLRDGLGGVCLFGQNIESPEQLRALNATLRTANPLAVIAIDEEGGDVTRLFYDRGAPFPGNAVLGRIDDVELTARVARAVGEALAATGCTVTFAPDVDVNANADNPVIGIRSFGADPELVARHSAAWTTALQQTGVAASAKHFPGHGDTATDSHLALPIVDVPLATLRERELVPFRAAIAAGSRTIMTSHILMPELDPENPATLSPQILNGLLRGELGFEGVIVTDALDMKGASGVHGIPEAAVRALAAGCDLLCIGSDNSAEEMAEIVGAVEVAIATGRLPEARVRESAARVRALAAESVPVPAGPALPASIEPRHDAEEIARVIGAFEVTDAARERLARSTRVGTVVRVDAVANIAVGVAPWGPFAAEDVSERPSWLGGAETVAVSAHQGLADPAALEGTVLVVGKDLHRHAFARSAIDALRAVRDDVVTIDMGWPSNDRAYADVSTFGAARLLGEAVIEFVDDVLRAAVATS; this comes from the coding sequence ATGACCCGCATCGATTCGACCGGCGCGGGCATCGACCTCCGCCGGGACATCCTCACGACGCTGTTGCCGGGCTTCGACGGCCTGAACGCTCCCGACTGGGTGCTCGGGCTGCTCCGCGACGGACTCGGCGGGGTCTGCCTCTTCGGGCAGAACATCGAATCGCCCGAGCAGCTGCGCGCGCTGAACGCGACGCTGCGCACGGCGAACCCGCTCGCCGTGATCGCGATCGACGAGGAGGGCGGCGACGTCACCCGGTTGTTCTACGACCGCGGCGCGCCGTTCCCCGGCAACGCGGTGCTGGGCCGCATCGACGACGTCGAGTTGACTGCGCGCGTCGCCCGGGCCGTGGGCGAGGCGCTCGCCGCGACCGGATGCACCGTGACCTTCGCCCCCGACGTCGACGTGAACGCGAACGCCGACAACCCGGTGATCGGCATCCGCAGCTTCGGCGCCGACCCCGAGCTCGTGGCGCGTCACTCGGCAGCGTGGACGACGGCGTTGCAGCAGACGGGCGTGGCGGCCAGCGCCAAGCACTTCCCGGGCCACGGCGACACCGCGACGGACTCGCACCTCGCGCTTCCCATCGTCGACGTGCCGCTCGCCACCCTGCGCGAGCGCGAGCTCGTGCCGTTCCGGGCCGCGATCGCCGCCGGCAGCCGCACGATCATGACCTCGCACATCCTGATGCCCGAGCTCGATCCCGAGAACCCGGCCACCCTCTCCCCGCAGATCCTGAACGGCCTGCTCCGCGGGGAGCTGGGGTTCGAGGGCGTCATCGTCACCGACGCCCTGGACATGAAGGGGGCGAGCGGCGTGCACGGCATCCCAGAGGCTGCGGTGCGCGCCCTCGCCGCCGGGTGCGACCTGCTCTGCATCGGCTCCGACAACTCGGCCGAGGAGATGGCCGAGATCGTCGGCGCAGTCGAGGTCGCGATCGCGACGGGCCGGCTCCCCGAGGCGCGCGTGCGCGAATCCGCCGCCAGGGTGCGTGCGCTCGCGGCCGAATCGGTTCCGGTGCCCGCAGGGCCGGCGCTTCCGGCCTCGATCGAGCCGCGGCACGATGCCGAGGAGATCGCCAGGGTCATCGGCGCGTTCGAGGTGACGGATGCCGCACGCGAACGCCTCGCCCGATCGACTCGGGTCGGCACCGTGGTGCGGGTCGACGCCGTGGCGAACATCGCCGTCGGGGTCGCGCCGTGGGGCCCCTTCGCCGCCGAGGACGTCTCGGAACGCCCGTCGTGGCTCGGCGGCGCCGAGACGGTCGCCGTGTCGGCGCACCAGGGCCTCGCCGACCCCGCAGCGCTCGAGGGCACGGTGCTCGTCGTGGGCAAGGACCTGCACCGGCATGCGTTCGCCCGCTCAGCGATCGACGCGCTGCGCGCGGTGCGCGACGACGTCGTGACGATCGACATGGGCTGGCCGTCGAACGATCGCGCCTACGCCGACGTCTCGACGTTCGGGGCAGCACGCCTCCTCGGCGAGGCGGTCATCGAGTTCGTCGACGACGTGCTCAGGGCCGCGGTGGCGACGTCGTGA